From Argopecten irradians isolate NY chromosome 3, Ai_NY, whole genome shotgun sequence:
CTAAGGAATCTGCAGACCAATCGTTTCATTAAtttgacatttgatatttgtatatcatacaCCAGTGCAGGACACGGTATTCGTGATGTCGCTCCATGTTGATAACGACATGCCGTGTATTTCTGTAGTATATATCACTTCTGTCTATAGTGTCTGTCGCTCCATGTTGATAACTCGATACTCCCAGGGGttgatcacttacgatatctaCACACCCTGGGTATGGTTCTGGAGgtaggtaatttagtcatttgatgttcatcaaaagagccgtataacggtacactgtggttgactgtgtggtttTGATGTTAGACGTCACTCTCattgtagtcttcaaaggaaatctttgctagcctgtgattggtcaaatgttttccgctgagctgccttcaatttcactattcatgagatagtccaggggtttaGAGATCATAAATGATCGGAACTcctggagtgtcgaggatgaCCTAGCAGGAGTGCAATAATCTTTACAAAGACATTTTATTGGCTTCTTCAACACTGCTGGAAATTTGTCCTCGATCTTAAATCTCGTGTCTGGGCTTTGAGGGTTTGGTTTTCATGTTAGGCCAATTGATAATACTATTCATCTTTCGAGGATTCCATTTCTAATCTACAACTCTTTTTTGCTGATTTTATGCCATCAATAAATTTTGACTGGAGCTAGGTTTCGTAAAATCTCGTCATCCCACTGGGAATCACAGTATGGACGTCTCGGCACTTGGTCACCTCGGCATTTAGAATGTTCGGCATTCTTTTAAGATAATTCGTCACTtagtttttgaaatattttaaagtctATCGCTGTACAAGATATATCGACTTTCATTCCTATAATTTTCTCCGAATTTATGAGAGGAATAACTCGTTGTTTGTGTGCAGATGCACAGCAGTGACGACCGATGACAGTTGTTAAAAAGTTGTTATATTTCAGTCATGATGCAATAATTGTGGAACAAACACATTGtactaatatataatatttaatgcattttgacaatttttcgATCGAATATTCTCACTCctatttcactatgagatagtccaggggtgtagagatcgtaagtgatcgaaacccctgcAGTATCCAGCGGCGTAGCTACACTGCAGGGGGCTTTCGCCCCTTGCTCAGGGTCCAGGGGCAGAAGCCCCGGTagaagctgacgggaaattgtttcaatgtagtaaccattttacttctttggtaacttttaacgtatataccaatggttaaTGGAAGTCACAATATTTAGgtgataaccatgcaaaactatatacattgtatacatactaGGTACTCCCGTGACAAGTGCTCGAACACAAAAAACACGGATATTTggtgtaaatattaaattagtaAGTATGGGGGGGAAGAATTTTGAGTTATTTTAACTGGTGAAAAACTTATGGAGactattttaaataaaattataattaagtttacttgttggtttgtttatgacagcgagtcaaagaccactgtcaaaatggctgGAAATTGCGTAGGAAGGGACCAGTCCTCGACCACCTCAagtaaaaaattgttattaatgACCTATTTTTTACTTATTCTTTTCTATcttctaacaattacaacaacaaaaattcttttttttttttttttttttttttttttttttattttctaaatcaaaaatctgttcatattcgacaaaataaaagtcaactatttTCGTGACACCAGAAATCACggattaacacgcgttttaacgggCGGGAAGTGAACCAAATTTGATCAATACACTTTTTCGTTACTAAGGTcaagaacatgttgcaattAATACACTTTTTCGTTACTAAGGTcaagaacatgttgcaattgcttaaataattaagttgttttgctatcattttttaagataaattatatgttttttagaatatttcttttcatgcgatgttgtttattttggtattcgtaagtgtttcccgattcaaaatccacaatTGCTTctttgagggggggggggggggggggggggggggggggggggggggggggtggggggggggggggggggggggggggggggggggggattttggtgaagaagtcttCTTCTTTAGTGAAAGTCTAATATGTCTTcgacaaaattcaaacatatttaacaacttgttaaccggaaatatatagactattctaataaatttccagaatggccaatcttcaagtcttcaaatgtgcacaaagttatgttaggcattcagttgggcatatcatatggtaatttatacataatttatattctgcagtGTCACGTGTatttcaaatgttgtgttttttttctgactgttcaaaaatgtaagtcagattaatttttgcatgcttgagcatgcaagcatgcacgggcgctacgccactggTATCGAGGATGAAACACTGCCAGTTTGCAACTATAAATTTTGTTCTCTTTCTCTGGGTCTatcttatatatgtacattgctCTAATTAGaattttgcataattttgataaataaatttctTAGTGTACGGAATATTTTGACTGTATCGCACAGTATTTGTCAGCTGATTGAAGCACGCTGTATCGGTAGCCAAGGAAAAGGGAAGGAAATCCTCTGCATAGTTTTCAGAAGTCATGGTGACAACATTTATGATATAACATCCGACAACAGCTAATCCATGTAAAAGATAAAGTGATGAAATGCAGTGTGgtctacaacattaaatgtGAACAGTGCTACAGACGATATGTGTGGGAAGCTGGTCAACCAATCGACCATATCCAACTCGGCCATCCATGCATCAACCCAGACAACCGTTATGAACTAAACAGAGAAGGTCATCCTTGAACAGGGACAAGGGGCTGGACGCACAACTCTCTTCTGGTGCCATGTATCTGTCCATCCTGCACATGACACCACACATTGCTGGCCACCTCTTTAGTAACTCCATCTGGTTGCCGAAGAAACTGGTTAATGCAGTTGGTGTTATGGAACATTAGACAGTGGTAACAACAATCCGTTCCCTGAAAAAGTTTTTCCTCAGCTTTAgttgaatgtttgaaaaaagtttTCTCTCTGGACCAGCTTTAGTTCATAAAATATCTTCCCATCGACGAGCTGGCTTTAGACATTTGTACAGTCACAATGGCTAAATGACGTGTCTGAATAAAAAGAAGTTTAattaactttattattttattctaaTTTACTTCCTGAAGAGCCACATGGGTCGGATGAGGGAGAGGGGAGGAGGGTAATTGCTCATGgtgcaacaaaaacaacattacCATACGCGTTCCGccatctacaaaaaaaaaaaaaaaaaaaaaaaacgagaaAAAAACACGTAATAGGGTactatcaaataaataaaatgcgATGTTAGAAGATTTTTTCGTGTTGAAAGTCAATGAAAGAACATTATCCGGATCCTTTTTTGAATTTAGAACTGAGTACTACAAGTCAAAACGTGTTTATTTCTGTGcgcacatttttttttatgccTCGATATAGTTCGTTGGAAATaagtaaaagttttaatatttaaataattctgGTCGGATTTTGGAAAGACCATGAAGTgttgatactatatatatataatttccaGACAGTACGTCAGTAAATACATTAAACCAATAAATAAATCTggagatatatacatttttttaaacatttaatagCAAGTTTATGTTTCAAGAGTGTTTAAAAGGAatcaataagtttttttttttttttttttttttttttttttttgtaaaaattcttCCAGCTTAGGAAGCCAACTACGACGACTTAATCTACGTAGTGTAGCTCTATTTAGGTCTAGATAGAGAGGCTTGTAACACGGCGAGTAGTGGGCCGACAGACGGGCTCGAACCCGCGACCGCACGGGGCATATACAGTGGAGTTTCTACTAGGGGCACTGGGTTTCCGATGGTACTGCTTCCTATAATATACGCACGGAAATACGTGTAAATGACTCAATAGCTAAACATTCTCATGTTGATATGACTTCCAGATTTGTCCATcctaacatttttttcttgcCCATCCTTGCAAGAGAAGATAAAGACTCTCCACGTTATTTTTATAGAATATGTTCCTGTGTAAATCTTTtaatatttgacaaaatttgaaataatttatttctatgtcatcttaaatatatatatatattttgctttcTTCTTATAAATTTGCGAATAAAAAGACGATTTGCAGAAACTCGGTACTTGATTCTAGACTGGTTCGATTCTAGACTGGTTCCTGTTCCCACCAGTCTATACTTACCAGTCTATACTGGGGAACCAGTCTATACTCGATTCCGGCAGAGTTGTGTCCCCTTAGTTGGAACTCTTcatttgtcattattttgttgacaGTTAGTGCATCCGTGACCCTTCCAATACTAGACTCGTAAAGGCAATACTAAGGGCTAAAATGGACAAAGAAGAAGACGATTTGAAGAAGAGACCGTCAGGTAATCAATGCAGACCGAGATGGCCACATTTGAATACCAGAAAACGATGTCTGCTTTGCTAATATTGAGACGATCTTGTGCAAACCATTTCCTGCCACGGTCTAGAAATTTTCCGTTGTTTCGGAACGCAATAGATCTAATATCAAACATATCGCAGGTATCTGTGTACACAGTATATAAATCTTCGATCGATCGATTTGATTAACGCTTAGGTCATCTACTGTTGATTGTCGTTTCAATCAACGATTTAAGGAGAATGCTGTAAACTGTTAGGATATTTTTGTCTATGGCCTAGTACAATCTTTTAATAGTCACTGACCTTTGGAGATCGTCTGCATATTTTACTCTTTATGTGGTACAtgcaatataatgtatataattttgacCATAAAATGGTTTGGGATAATTGTAGTATTAGTGTTCTGATTAACAGATAAATTTGGCAGACTGGCCATGAaatttgttttcacaaaaaaccattgaaaaggaccgacccacgaaaaataatcgtagattgaacactgCTCTTTAGTCTCTTTTTCATCTGACAAGGTTGAAAATCATAGGTTTACTTCTTTGTCCAGTAGATTAAATTGGTAACAACAAATTAGAATGAGTTAAATTTAAAGAGGCCTCGATCTAGCATGTTGATGAAAGTTTTATATCTGTACATTTGTGTAAACTTATTGAATTAAGCCGGATGGCAGTGGGGGTGGAAACTTTTTAGAGCGGACATATGCATATGTAGCTACAGTGTAttaaatttacctgtataatatataatgacTTTTGATATCTTTTTATAGAGGAAGTGATGTCGCCCACATTTTCTCCAGCAAAACTTAAGTTCCCAAAGCATATTCACACACCAATGGATGACAAATTTAAAGAACTAGCAGACAAAATCTTTAACCGCACTGTGGAGGGCCAGGAAGCATTTGCTGAGGTGTCAGCCCCGTATGAACTGGGAACATATCCAATAGAACAGACGGAAACAAAAAATTACTTCGAGAGGCAATACAGCAGGAGGTATGGGAAAAgtagttcatttttttaataaaacttaaaattgttttgatatgaaaatttatgaaatcGGTTGGAAAATACAGGTAATGactttttagttttaattatgATGTATAAAGCCAGAATATGTATCTTTTCCTGCCGTTTTACTATGGCAACCATGTGATGGGTTTATTATATGTTGTtagatttgtttatatatatgcacTTGCAGCATCTATGCAACAAAACGTTGAGTGCTATAAGGGAAAATTGGTCAATTTTTAAGTATATAGTCAAGACAATGCTGTTTTACAAGGTTttaatcgtttgaattgaaggcaactatattgtttCACTACTGACAACAGTAGATCTAATGAAAACGTCCGACATGTTTTGAtatcaactaataataacacctacTG
This genomic window contains:
- the LOC138317336 gene encoding uncharacterized protein isoform X3, with amino-acid sequence MDKEEDDLKKRPSEEVMSPTFSPAKLKFPKHIHTPMDDKFKELADKIFNRTVEGQEAFAEVSAPYELGTYPIEQTETKNYFERQYSRRKLPILLPKESAGGSARSHERDNGVHAPVNRVSSFDVDNVFMEFPEVQEEYDLAPDFQRISISGEDTSGVSLI
- the LOC138317336 gene encoding uncharacterized protein isoform X2; the encoded protein is MDKEEDDLKKRPSEEVMSPTFSPAKLKFPKHIHTPMDDKFKELADKIFNRTVEGQEAFAEVSAPYELGTYPIEQTETKNYFERQYSRRCFASDHQLNNENEDGKNGSARSHERDNGVHAPVNRVSSFDVDNVFMEFPEVQEEYDLAPDFQRISISGEDTSGVSLI
- the LOC138317336 gene encoding AMP deaminase 2-like isoform X4 codes for the protein MDKEEDDLKKRPSEEVMSPTFSPAKLKFPKHIHTPMDDKFKELADKIFNRTVEGQEAFAEVSAPYELGTYPIEQTETKNYFERQYSRSGSARSHERDNGVHAPVNRVSSFDVDNVFMEFPEVQEEYDLAPDFQRISISGEDTSGVSLI